The DNA sequence GACCTgtcgcagaaatgaaaacaacaaataaacgggtgtgaactatgttacaaaaaaGAAATTGAAGAGTGACAACTTCCAAACGGAACGCAGGAGGCGTAACATGTAGTGTTTGTGTAGAACATAtaagaggtacgtacgtctggaggtcccttcgttaaAGGTTGCTGTTGcaaacgacacagacacaaatttgattaCTGCGAACAGACGTGTCAATGACCGCATGGactgttcataattttgtgaaaaagaaaagTGGAGCGTGAGGGAGATTTGAACCCCAATCTTCTCCTTTTCAGTCCAATACCGTGACCACATGACCAAGACGGCACTGTCATTTATAGTCGCTCGATGCGCTACATGTTGTTCTTGGACCGTTTACTGCCTCTGTTttacttcttttttccacagttcagtacactccttactgtttccatgcttgaactgcgttcagtttttgaccgGCTGTCCAGTGGTCCATATTACGACTAAATgtgaggggtgaggggggagggggcggcgggaagtttcccttgttagcctgcgttctgcgagtagtaatagattGTCAAAGTACTTGCACGTATGAGGCACAACAAGTTATGCAATGGTCCTCTTCTTTATAGAAATAAAGCTTTGCATTAATGTTAAAGTTTAACGTACAgaccattttggattcctgcctccCGGCCATCGTGACTTTTCTCCTTCCTCGTtcgtgtcggtgctgactcccacagtagccgacacaacccCTACCCACCAAACGGACATACTGTACACATCTTAGGTCGTGTGACGACCACACGCATCGCACTGGCGCATTACCCACAGCCTCATCCCCGGTATCATCTGCAGTATACGAGAACACACCTCACCGTGCACACATCACAAGCTGTTtgatgcaatggacaactgacaccAGGGCAGGTTAATGCACCGGGGCGATGCACGCAGTCGTCACGTAATCCGTGCGCTACGAGCAGAACTCGGTGTACTACGTCTCAATGGTGGTCAGGCGTATTCGCTGTTTATCACCCACTGCCTTTTCAGTGTACGACAGACACCTGGGACCTTCGAGAGACTGCGGCAGAACTGCAAGCGCCGTTGCAATGCGTGCAATGAGACTGGAGGTCGCCACTTGGAAAAATTACAATGAACTCCGTGTAACAGAATAAATACGAATTTCAGACCATTGGtttcctatctcaatataatcggttgtggagccACTATCACCTGTTTCGGTTGAGCCCAAAAGGCTCGAGGCGCCCAGTATACGTACACTGGTTTCTATAGTACGTACAGATTTACACGTAGATGCAGAGTGATTGGAAGGAGAAGCAGCCGCGGTACACAGCTGAGCAGCAGGCTGACCTTGATGCGGCGCACGGTGCGGCTGGAGTCGTTGGTGACGGCGACGTGGACGCGCACCTCGTCGCCGTGGCAGTAGGCGGCGCGGTCGAGCGCGGCGCGCAGCTCGACGCGGCCCTCGCTCAGCAGGAAGAACGGCTTGAAGGCGTCGCCCGCCGGCGGCTCGCTGGGCAGCGAGGCCTCGGCAACGCGCTGCACCACGCGGATGCCCATGCGCACCGTGTTGCGGCGGTGCAGCTGCTCCTCCGGCCGCTCGGCTgcgcacacaacacacacaaacacactcctcAGCGGCGTACGCGAAAGCCCGGCCCGGCTGCAAAAAAGCACATTGCTTTGTCTTCGTGCGGTCTTTGTTACAAATAACGTTCGATTTAATGTAATCGTCGAATTCTTAAGCTCATTTTACACGTACGACTTTCTGGTAAAAACTcaataaaaattggttcaaatggctctgagcactatgcgacttaacttctgatgtcatcagtcgcctagaacatagaactaattaaacctaactaacctaaggacatcacacacatccatgcccgaggcagaattcgaacctgcgaccgtagcgatcacgcggttccagactgaagcgcctttaacggcacggccacaccggccggccaaaactcAATACTCATTGCGATTGCGATTTTCATGCCTGCGTGTTAATCGGCAGCCAACCGCGTTACGCATGTGTGTATGACGTCAATGATCTATAGATTGTGTCGAGTACGGAGTTCTAAATTACCGAGCACGTTTCACAGTGCGCGTGCGCAGAAACGTGAGACTGTGCCGGCGTCAGCTACCACCTGAAGTTAACCTATTCTGTCCGCGCTCACTCCTATTATAGAAACGAATTTTGTGCTTTCGTGTCTACATAATCTTTATCGTGTAGTTTGCTTTCTTTTCGTGACAGACAGTAAAGGTTGCACGTGGTACTGGTATTTTTGCTACTAGTGTTCTCCAGCATGAGGGACATAATATATGAAAGCAAAAAGGAGTTGAAATTTTACAGAGAAAAGACCTACGCTATACATAAGTAAGAACGTAAACAAATATAACTGTTTTAATGTCAATTATTGCAACGGTGAAAGGTCAGAATTCTTTGATGAGAAAAACAGTTCTCGATGTTATACATAAAGTAAAAAGGCGTTATTTACTGCCTTCTAGATACTGTTTGACGTCTTTGCAAGTAcatattttctcgagcaaataaatatgcttgttttgaaatgtttggacgacACGTTTCCTGTTCTTCCAGTTCTCAGGATTGTTGAGGTTTTACCACACGACCACTGACAAGAGCATCCACTGTAAATTTTCTTTTGGTGATTAATAAACTATATTCTACAGTTACTGCAGTGACAGTATTTTACAGTGTCCGTATAGTTCGATGCAtggatgcatgtctgaaggaacaaaaaaaaaaaaaaaaaaatggttcaaatggctctgagcactatgggacttaacttctgaggtcatcagtcccctagaacttagaactacttaaacctacctaacctaaggacatcacacacatccatgcccgaggcaggattcgaacctgcgaccgtatcagtcgcgcggttccggactgaagcgcctagaaccgctcggccactccggccggctctgaaggaacagacactgctgagAACCGCCGTATTAAATTAACGAAACGTATTCGAAAATTACATCAGCTGTACAAGGTACTAGCGACACATGCAAACGTGTGCCAGAAtgcgattcgaacccggatttccaacATATCGCGAGCAGTCAtgcgtgcatgtctgaaggacatttgcACCAGACTATACAGACAATGTAAAATAAATTCTCTGCAATAACTGTATTTCATGGCAAAGCAAGGCAAACTGACGAGAAAAGCATTGTCGTTAGCTGTGGGGGATCACACGAACTGTGTGCAAGCACTATGAGACGGAGAGActgtgacatacggaagtttgagtCAATCCGGGAGTCGTGCACAGGTAGCCGAAGTGGCATCTCTCCTCCGTTCATCGACGTCTTCCGGCGTCTTTACAGCGGTGCCAGTTAGCGACTTCAATTCGACGAACGTTTGGCAGGGCCGGTACCCATCCTCCGCTCAAACTGGTATGTGTATCGCCTCTCTATCCTCCTACATGCTATTGCCCAAGAGCCCCTCATTGGGAGCCCGTCGACCGAATTCTCCGGACTCACCCTTCGCCAACACACCTTTCGTTACCGGGCCTACACTGACGACCTCCTACACTTCGACCGCTCCGGCTCCGAGATTCGAGCGGTACTTGACTTGATTACGCATTATGGGGCTTCTGCTTGTCACACGTCATCCgaaacgacgtccgccagaacatCCTGCAGCGCCAGAATTCATTAATCGTTATGTGACGTCTAAATTAGTCCTCGGTGCACAAGTGCTCCCTCTGGCGATTGGGCACGACCTTCAGGCGACCTTGTCCATTGGCTTTCGGTTGTTTCCATGTTTGAAGTCCGTTACGACACTCTTACTCGCCTCCCACGTGTTGGTGGCCTCGGAGTCGTCAGTGTGCGGATACGAGCCGCGgccttacacactgaagagccaaagaaactggtaaacctgcctaaaatcgtgtaaggcccccgctaacacgcaggagtgccacaacacgacgcggcatggactcaactaatgtttgaaatagtactggagggaactgacaccataaatcctacagggctgtccataaatccgtaagagtatgagggggtggaaatctcttctgaacagcacgctgcaacggatcccagatatgctcaataatgttcatgtttggggagtttggtggtgagcggaagtgcttaaactgagaagagtgttcctggagccactctgtagcaattctggacgtgtggggtgtctcattgcccttctggaattgcccgtcggaatgcacaatggacatgaatggatgcaggtgatcagacaggatgtttacgggAGTATCACCTGTCAGgatcgtaactagacgtatcaggggtcccatatcactccaactgcacacgccccacaccattacagagcctccaccagttggaAATGTCCtctgcttgtaacgccggaaatgcatatcctcctatttccatctattgtactataatttttttccttattttgtcacctgaagatatgatatttctgtctctttattgtaattgtgccggccgcggtggtctagcggttctggcgctgcagtccggaaccgcgggactgctacggtcgcaggttcgaatcctgcctcgggcatgggtgtgtgtgatgtccttaggttagttaggtttaagtagttctaagttctaggggacttatgacctaagatgttgagtcccatagtgctcagagccatttgaaccattttattgtaattgttttactgtttgtatgcaTTTATGTcggtgtataattggtttgttttgtgaatattatttgtatttatacgctcggtctggcctagggaaaactatgctatcgaacgaatacatcgataggtcgggtggagaaccaaagtgtttaggatctttggtagtgttaactctgtcgcgtggagcgcgttcagaggggagtctggctggaggagggcagtggagcaggtgtgttgtgtgacgctcccgcgagttgccgcgctttcggggtttggcagcatgtaatttcgctcgacttgctatgatagtttctgacacggtgtcgccgacgggaagcattagctggtgcacttgaggagcccgtttcgcctggtgacagtgttgagaagaaggcgcgccaacatccagcttctgcaacagcgacggccgacaatgagtgactgtcgctacctcctcgatcgacggcttcaaaccctcaatcaaccaacaaggaagactggaagcacgtaaagttttagaactgtatggcagacctcagcttttcaaactgttcgattttcataactaaaattacagcaacttagcatgaacattagttgctcattgtcccaattgcattaccaagcaagttcccttccttttccggaatgaacccgagtgtcgttgaaattcaaacgccagcattaaagtaatgtcattccatttcactgtgttAATTTCAAAGTTTAGTTTAAGTATTCAtaactggctacaatatttagattacacaagcacaaattaagagtgcgagttttgttaccatattttagcttacctgtgactgcagctcagcttggtacgtactaaattttactattgttaattgttcagagtcatttaattcaagttcaaagttaaatctcttatttctaaattgcgtatattcaagtagcttttaaaatgattgttgaggtagcccaagactaaccgtattttattgaatttcgatgtgcttcagaaacgaagctcactattaatttcagtcactaaattaactttcaattttccggttttattaattcttttgctaaattaaatcgagtgtagcgaaatttattacttctgacaaactttcagttttcacactacacgtgtcagtcaaccttcagttgccacgcttctagtgctaattgtatgtgtaataacctttccttttcagttactacagtaactgtccataggactggcgaccgtaatttcccccaaatctcaaatatctaattatcgctagttaattgttaacgtaacggccgcacatttactttctttataaactttaccccttttcaaaattaatatccaccagtttcatttgcatttttcctttcatttagatgtaaccctttcctccctctttaccgacaaattaacttcggtgacgattgctttttcccaaatttccattaggtgcacgcagtttaatttttcactgtcattaaggtcgataagtgagggggaagttACATGCTGACATGCAtgacccatggattcatgaggttgtctccatacccgtacacgtccatccgctccacacaatttgaaacgagactcgtccgaccaggcaacatgtttccagtcatcaacagtccagtgtcggtgctgactggccaggcgaggcttaaagctttgtgtcgtgcagtgattgAGAGTAcaagagtgagccttcggctccgaaaccccatatcgacgacgtttctttgaatggttcgcacactgacacttgttgacggcccagcactgaaatctgcagcagtttgcggaaaggttgcacttctgtcacgttgaacgattctgttcagtcgtcgttgttcccgttcttgcaggatctttttccggccgcagcgaagttaGAGActagatgttttaccggaatccttgatattcacggtacactcgtgaaatggtcgtacgggaaaatcaccacttaatcgctacctcgcagatgctgtgtcccatcgcttgtgcacggactataataccacgttcgaattcacttaaatcttgataacctgccattgtagcagcagtaaccgtctgcttcatgtctgctgtgcagcgagctaccttaatttaagtattaactgtatttttcttgaaacttcctggcagattaaaactgtgtgcccgaccgagactcgaactcgggacctttgcttttcgcgggcaagtgctctacctactgagctaccgaagcacgactcacggccggtactcacagctttacttctgccagtacctcgtctcctaccttccaaactttacagaagctctcctgcgaaccttgcagaactagcactcctgaaagaaaggatattgcggagacatggcttagccacagcctggaggatgtttccagaatgagattttcactctgaagcggagtgtgcgctgatatgaaacttcctggcagattaaaaccgtgtgcccgacctttctttcaggactgctagttctgcaaggttcgcaggagagcttctgtaaagtttggaaggtgggagacgaggtactgccaggagtaaagctgtgagtaccggccgtgagtcgtgcttcggtagctcagttggtagagcacttgcccgcgaaaggcaaaggtcccgagttcgagtctcggtcgggcacacagttttaatctgccaggaagtttcatatcagcgcacactccgctgcagagtgaaaatctcattctgtatttttcttacttgtcacttcttcttccaggtgtttttgcttttaggaagctttaattgtcgagtgctagtaatattgttccatagatttcgtgtttgttttgaatacagtcagagagagtccctttggtcaaccatagtgccagtagtgctagtgtttgttttcaatagacaggtagtgctattttcattgttttctacaagaagtggctagcaaccgcaggttagtcaataatcagccgcctttagtgaattagcagtctagttaaaagttgtgattcttgagtttctcccggcgtatttgataatcaaaatatccacgggtgtgctgccggtctatagtatccaacgggcacaatatttcagcgatcatacatgtcgccatcatcaggtgaactgacggactgagctcctgtgccGGCAcgaagatccgtacgctatggctgctcagagggaactgggttcggtcgcggcggcggccgatttaaatactctccgcccgcggcgcgctccctccactgtccgcgccccgcgccacggttgcgcggtggaacagattgcgacggcgtctgagatgacgaaggtgtgatggctctgtccgccgtggtcgtcacaactatacgtttgctcgatttactcttgattaacccaatcgctggttcccaagccttgctaagattatagccacagtcacggtttatgaggtcgtcattggtgcgaatttcgatggcctctctaacaacgctatctcagtatctcgacgtctgtaccagaatcctcgtgtggtcatactccatggcgtgattttcggacaagcaatgttcagcgaccgccgccttgctcggatacatcagtcgagtttgcctctggtgttcacggcatcgatcctcgacggtacgcatcgtctgaccaatatacgacttgccacattgacacggaatctggtacacgccggccttcctcaaaccgaggtcatctttggcgctccccaccagtgcacgagttttatttggaggacaaaacacagttccgacccggtgtttcttcagaatgcgggcgattttccccgagagtgcgcctgtgtgtggaataaatgcagtgcctacttcctccctcgtgacttcatccatctcaacaggttgtgctgcagtggttgggcggagagcacgttgaatctgccacgcTGAGTACCCATttcttcgaaatacagttctcagatgttccaattcctggggtagactctctgcgtcagagatagtgcgacccctatgtactagagttttaagtacaccattcctctgtgaagggtggtggcagctgtctgcgtgctaatactgatcagtgtgcgttgtcttccgatacaccccatgacctagggtgccgtcaggccttctcttgaccaagacgtcaaggaaaggtaatttaccctccgtttcagtctccgtagtgaatttgatgttggggtgtatggagtttagatgtgtaagggagtcaaggagtttatccatactatgtggccagatgacgaacgcgtcgtccacgtaacggaaaaagcaagtaggtttccatacagatgacgacagggcttcctcctcgaagttctccatgtacaaattcgctaccaccggtgagagtgggctacccatggcgactccctccgtttgttcgtagtattctccattgaaaagaaaatacgtggaagtcaagacatgcctaaaaagttcagtggtcttctcgtcaaacttctgactaatcaattctagtgactctcacaGGGGTACCCTCTTGATTAACCatcgattgggttaatcaagagtaaatcgagcaaacgtatagttgtgacgaccacggcggacagagccatcacaccgacgtcatctcagacgccgtcgcaatctgttccaccgcgcgaccgtggcgcggggcgtggacggtggagggagcgcgccgcgggcggagagtgtttaaatcggccgccgccgcgaccgaacccagttccctctgagcagccatagcgtacggatctccatgccggcacaggagctcagtctgtcagttcacctgatgatggcgacatgtatgatcgccgaaatattgtgcccgttggacactatagaccggcagcacacccgtggatattttgattagttaaaagttgattaactctctacagtaaattgatttcttaggatggataggatgtatgactgctgtgtacggacgcaggaggagctggccactgttcgcgaacagctgaacgtgttgatggctgcggtcagccgtcttcaggctgctgcctcggagtgtagcggcagtggggagtctggtgcgtcgcatggtacaccccaggtgttacgtgcttcacccactgtccttgctgtcgagacatcttcgcgggtatcgGGCGCGGTTGGGCTATCCTCTCCCCaaagggagtggcgggttcagcggcgttcgcggggcacgaggcggagggtaaacgtggaggctggccgtgtggcatcgcccgctctgcctgtgagtggacatatggccgctccttcagcaaggtccgagcaggcacacggggggaggagtttattagttattgggagctccaacgttaggcgggtgatggagccccttagggaaatagcggaaaggtcggggaagaaggccagtgttcactctgtctgcttgccgggaggtctcatccgagatgtggaggaggccctgccggccgcgatagagagcactgggtgcacctgacagcaaattgttgctcatgtcggcaccaatgactcctgccgtctgggttcagaagtcatcctcagttcgtacaggcggttggcggaattggtgaaggcggaaagcctcgctcgcggggtggaatctgagctaactatttgtagtatcgttcccagaaccgatcgcggtcctctggtttggagccgagtggaagtcttaaaccagaggctcagacgattctgcggagatctggggtgcaaatttctcgacctccgctatagggtggagaaatgtagggtccccctgaataggtcaggcgtgcactacacgccggaagcggctacaagggtagcggagtacgtgtggagtgcacatgggggttttttaggttagagaattccctccctaggcctgacaagacgcctcctgagacgtggcaaggtaggagtaggcaaaatgcaacaggaaataacaatattaatgtgctaatagtaaactgcaggagcgtctatagaaaggtcccagaactactctcattaataaacggtcacaacgcccatgtagtaccagggacagaaagttggctgaaaccagacgtaaacagtaatgaaatcctaaactcagattggaatgtataccgcacagacaggctggacagtgaagggggaggcatgtttatagcgataagaagtgcaatagtatcgaaggaaattgacagagatccgaaatgtgaaataatttgggtgaaggtcacggttaaagcaggctccgacatggtaattggatgtctctataggccccctggctcagcagctgttgtggctgagcacccgAAGGATAAttcggaaaatatttcgagtagatttccccaccatgttatagttctgggtggagattttaatttgccggttatagactgggagactcaaacgttcataacgggtggcagggacaaggaatccagtgaaatttttttaagtgctttatctgaaaactaccttgagcagttaaacagagaaccgactcgtggcggtaacatatcagaccttctggtgacaaacagaccgaaactatttgaaacagttaacgcagaacagggaatcagcgatcataaagcggttactacatcgatgaattcagccgtaaatataaatattaaaaaaggtagaaagatttttctgtttagcaaaagtgacaaaaagcaaattacagagtacctgacggctcaacacaaaagctttgtctcaagtacagttagtgttgaggatcagtggacaaagttcgaaaccatcgtataatatgcgttagatgagtatgtgccaagcaagatcgtaagagatggaa is a window from the Schistocerca americana isolate TAMUIC-IGC-003095 chromosome X, iqSchAmer2.1, whole genome shotgun sequence genome containing:
- the LOC124556443 gene encoding arrestin-C-like; the encoded protein is MECDLFQALKSPNSAFHQGFYSQTERPEEQLHRRNTVRMGIRVVQRVAEASLPSEPPAGDAFKPFFLLSEGRVELRAALDRAAYCHGDEVRVHVAVTNDSSRTVRRIKVSLLLSCVPRLLLLPITLHLRVNLVLSSTSSLENTASSQCCVAEQVAATQRHSDSAIASEVEIRPHAEGQHWAMTGLAERGHTG